The Novibacillus thermophilus genome segment GTGGCCGAAGAAATCTTGGAATTGGCAAAGAAACACGGAATTCCCATCCAAAAGGACGCTACCCTCGTTTCGGTCCTGTCTCAACTGGAGTTGAATGAACACATACCGGAAGACCTGTACCAAGTGGTGGCGGAAATTCTCGCCTTCGTATACCGGATGGATCGCCAGGAGGGTTCAAAAGGTGGACACACGTAAAATGACGGGGCAGCGAGGAGAGAAAATCGCGCAAGCGTTCCTTCGACAACAAGGATGGACAATCCTTGACGTGAACTGGCGATCACGTATCGGAGAGCTGGACATTGTGGCCATCCCGCCGGACAAACCTTGTCTCGTCATTGTGGAAGTGCGTACAAAGCGAAGCCCCCGTTTCGGTACCGCTGCAGAGTCCGTCGACTACCGCAAACAGCAAAAAGTCCGGCGACTCGGCTTGCAGTACGCCCAGCGACATCGGCTGTTGGACATGCCGTTGCGGTTTGACGTCGTAACCGTTACCCTGTCTTCTGGCAAACCGGATATTGTCCACATCCCCGGCGCTTTTTAACGTGCACGCGCACTGTCAACGCTGTTCTCGAAACGCGTCGAGCAAATCGCTGTAAAGTTCGTCTCCCCCGACGTGAACGCGGAGCGTCACCGTTTTTTCGTCGCGGAGGTGAAGGTGGTACAACTGCTTGACGAGCAGTTGAAATACACGTTTGATGTCCTGTTTTACAGGGCCCTTCACATCGACAAAAATACTGTACAGGTGGGATTGGTCGACTTTTTGGAAGGGGACCTCCATGGCGGCGAGAACGTCCTCCAGTCCTTTTAAGATTGCGGACATCCAATGGGGAACTGGCTTGTCCTTCTCCATAAAGTGAACCGTCACACACATGATGGGCAGGCGGTCCAGCTCTCGTTCCGACAGCTGAAGATCCGTCGAAGGACGGGGGTGAAAGTAAAAAAACTCGATATGCATGCGGTGCCGTTCATCCGATTGTTCTCTGAAAGCGCGTCCCTCTGATGAGTCACCGTCACCCGGGTGAACCTTTTGCTCCGGGTCGTTCGGCAGTTCCTCGCGATGCGGCTCAATCAGTTGTTTGATTTTGGACAGCAACCGTATCCCTCCAAACGTGTAATACTAGCTCCATAAACCATAACGATTCTATCAAGGTTTTCGTTTTCTGTACAGACGTCCGTACCCGCGTTTGGACGTCAGCAAAGGGTGACAACGATCCCTCGACATTCCTCTCCCGTGCGAACGAGACAGCAGGTGCTGATGTTGTAAACACGGTCGCACACGGTACGTTCCGCTAGATAGATCTCTATGCCGTCTATCCCACTGCAAAAGGAATAGACTCTTCCTGAAATGGCATAAAAATGTCACAAGGTGGTGCGGTTAAACCTTGCTTTTGTGCGAGCCTATTCATTATCATTAAAGATGTTACCGTTGGAAAACTTCTCTGTCTTTTGCTTAAGGAGCGATTATGAGTGTGCGTCAGTTGAAACTGAGTCTTCCGTTTGCGTTGTTATATCAAACGTATCGCCATGTATTTCCCCTCGTGCACCAGGAGCTGAAGCACTGGCGCACCGAAGCGGAAAACATTCCGGACTCGGAATTGAGAAGACAAGCAATCGCCAGTATGACGACCAAACAATTTCACTGCGAAGGCGGCAGCATATATGCCGTCACTGGAACGAAGTACCGTCGACAACTAGTGAAGTTAATCGTCGCTTTTCAAACGATCAGCGACTATTTAGACAATTTGTGTGACCGCAGCACGTCTTTGGACCCACGAGACTTTCGCCAATTACATCAGTCGATGTTAGATGCGATCAATCCAGACGAATCCGTCAAAGATTACTATCAGTACCGGAAGGAAAAGGAGGATGGGGGATACTTAAGTCACCTGGTCCAAGCGTGTCAGGAGCAAATTCGTCAATTTCCCCACTACGACCTCGTATACCAAGAAATACGGCGATTCGTCTCCCTCTACTGCGATCTGCAGGTGTACAAACACGTCGACCCTCGGGAGCGAGAACTGCTGCTGAAACGATGGTGGCAGACGTACCGGCCAGACTACCCGGAACTTAGATGGTACGAGTTTTCCGCAGCCACAGGATCCACGCTTCTAGTGTTTATGTTGTTTAAAGTTGCATGCGAGACGGACCCGGACCGAGAGCGAGTGCAACAAATCGTTCAAGCTTATTTTCCCTGGGTGTGTGGACTACATATACTGTTGGACTACTTGATCGACCAAGGCGAGGATGAGGTAGGAGGCGACCTGAACTTTTGTTCGTACTATAAAAGCACGTCCGACACGATTGCACGGCTGCAATACTTTCGCGAACAGGCGCGAAAGCACCTCCATTCTTTATCTGACCGTTCCTTTCACACCATGGTTGTAGAAGGCCTGTTAGGCCTGTACTTATCAGATAAAAAGGTGCGCGAACAGCCCTTAGTATCGGCTGTGTCCCACGGAATCTTAAAGCGATCTCGCTGGTCGACTGTTTTGTTTTACCTTAACAGCCGGCTGTATCGTTTTGTCACAAACTAGTCCACATGATCAGTCACATAATTGCCTCGTATGAGAATATAAATAAAAAGAACCTAGAGAAGGTGGCGCTTCTCTAGGTTCTGTAGGGAAAAGCCTTCATCACTCGTCATGGCCAGGTGGGGGCTTTTTTCCCTTTTTTCGGCGCCCCATAAATTGGATGATGGAGTCTAGGAGGCGGATGACAGCGGCGAAGAGCAAGATCCAATCATCCATATGATTCACCTCCTTATTAATGGGCGAATCAGTACAGGGTTACTACATCTTTATGCTGTTTGTGTACACAATATGGCAATAGGACGAAAAAACGTTCGGTTTTTTTTTAACTCTTAAATAATTATTAGGGAACTGGTGGGATTGGAACGTGTGGATGGCGACGTTGAGGCAGATTTAAGTAGATAGTTTAGAGAAGTTTAGAATGTGATGTGTATTTCTGCAACTACATTGTACCAATTGAAGGGTGTGTTCGTAAATACTTTATTCCAAAAATTTTTATTACATGATTAAAATTTAGATTTAACTTATCATTTTAACGGAGTGAATATCTTTTGCGGGAACGGATATGCTAAAAGGAGATTCTCAAAGAAGGAGGAGTCGTTGATTGGATCGTTTGGCGTTAATTTTGCTCATTGTGGGCGCCCTCAACTGGGGGTTAGTCGGACTGTTTAAATTTGATCTGGTTGCGTCCCTGTTCGGCGGAGAATTTTCCGTTTTGAGCCGCATTGTGTATACAATCGTCGGCATCGCCGGGATATACGGGATTTCCCTTTTATTTCGTGACAGGGAAGCGGCTGGGGAATCAAGCTAACCTTAACATGTTCTAAGAAAAGCCGAGGGACCTCGGCTTTTTTGTGTGTGCGAGTAGAATCCCTCGTGTAGGACCAATTGAAAATTCGGTGTGTGATCGTGAGTTTCACTGTTGACCGAAGGGGGATTTATGAGTTAGTCTAGAATTAAAGTAAATAGGTGTGGTGGTGAGACGGAGGAGATGAACACTGAACCCCTTGAACCGGCTGGGGATTGGTGTGCATCTTTTTTTATTATGGAGATTCGTCAAAAGGTCATTCCTGCTATACGCCGCATGAAAGACTTTGAATATGCTCTGGAACTCCCGGTGGAGTACGTCGTGTT includes the following:
- a CDS encoding EscU/YscU/HrcU family type III secretion system export apparatus switch protein, producing MNRNQPSSLPKAVALRYLPHEDRAPRVTAKGSGKVAEEILELAKKHGIPIQKDATLVSVLSQLELNEHIPEDLYQVVAEILAFVYRMDRQEGSKGGHT
- a CDS encoding YraN family protein, with protein sequence MDTRKMTGQRGEKIAQAFLRQQGWTILDVNWRSRIGELDIVAIPPDKPCLVIVEVRTKRSPRFGTAAESVDYRKQQKVRRLGLQYAQRHRLLDMPLRFDVVTVTLSSGKPDIVHIPGAF
- a CDS encoding tetraprenyl-beta-curcumene synthase family protein is translated as MSVRQLKLSLPFALLYQTYRHVFPLVHQELKHWRTEAENIPDSELRRQAIASMTTKQFHCEGGSIYAVTGTKYRRQLVKLIVAFQTISDYLDNLCDRSTSLDPRDFRQLHQSMLDAINPDESVKDYYQYRKEKEDGGYLSHLVQACQEQIRQFPHYDLVYQEIRRFVSLYCDLQVYKHVDPRERELLLKRWWQTYRPDYPELRWYEFSAATGSTLLVFMLFKVACETDPDRERVQQIVQAYFPWVCGLHILLDYLIDQGEDEVGGDLNFCSYYKSTSDTIARLQYFREQARKHLHSLSDRSFHTMVVEGLLGLYLSDKKVREQPLVSAVSHGILKRSRWSTVLFYLNSRLYRFVTN
- a CDS encoding DUF378 domain-containing protein, which produces MDRLALILLIVGALNWGLVGLFKFDLVASLFGGEFSVLSRIVYTIVGIAGIYGISLLFRDREAAGESS